Proteins encoded within one genomic window of Ranitomeya variabilis isolate aRanVar5 chromosome 4, aRanVar5.hap1, whole genome shotgun sequence:
- the PLEKHM1 gene encoding pleckstrin homology domain-containing family M member 1: MYSPLAQIPDPRDVKQNITKKLSSSLRALQIRYVTTDDVITSDDDDANALCVALEAVFIHGLKEKFIRTQTDRRNKGRHIPLPQPAFWPLLKAVTHRDVITQLETISYISSDVGRCRSWLRLALNESLMECYFLTLQREKSRLVEYYQPFALLLDAEDCVVVLSYLQGLSSLIFCLSYKSSILSEWTASPLTLSGLWPEDAERVVQYEPHRRKSLDSVSHSSGSDDTNHSMISNTKGQLESSSLSLDNSSTSSQLSSSLGSDEHSVNQGPVTPASPKSSSFPLQIPDPCDALEGAPAGMQDMNTGTSGETTLQSLYVFPIRQILKAHEECKELSKTPAADAPETVPVPENTPDAELSVTEGHSSPSTPEHCVDAHPVSVPLTNRSFSENSSSTAELPKSPSWISEDDFHTESPGIVVDESSIGPLASKLPEVASSEPLKPPGAVFNVVHRRQMGLPNPFRGLLMLGSLERKNALGLYKPYFCELTPYEFRLHVEGDEQNCPESCSLLRCESVGPAHSDGRFDLHFPSKKLYMRAPSKNEAQDWVDRIQEAVHKFRPQNDDCWEVIQWPDSPQSPAPLPRERASPCQVFDWTFQVEMEPDVLKESVLYMKLHKSWSRFIFSLSTQALKCFQLRSSEKVLYNIYTAEMVKDILPDTGLGSLSCFRLVTTKGSLQLQAENTAESKTWRELVRAVFLELEDDAMLFLRVASFHIKPHVRDHSLFQYLLHIPTERGLDTQNFKCAGCHKQIGFNFGKAKLCAFSSLYYCNLCHQDEVSIIPSRIVHNWDLIEQPVSRPARNFLRMVQDEPIFNLKCLNDRLYHHTQTMREIGSSREKLRLLGEYLMTCRSGALQELSTSLDQRDYLLDCAHTYSVRDLMQIANGGFDCCLQSALEFASSHVYQCELCSQRGFICQICNQDEIIYPFQFDTTTRCGDCKAVFHKPCKTPAIRCPRCERRKKCHDKRVLV; encoded by the exons ATGTACTCTCCACTGGCCCAGATACCGGACCCCAGAGATGTCAAACAG AATATCACAAAAAAGTTATCGTCTTCACTCCGCGCCCTTCAGATTCGTTATGTGACGACTGATGATGTAATCACGAGCGACGATGACGATGCAAATGCACTGTGTGTGGCGCTGGAGGCCGTCTTCATCCATGGACTGAAAGAGAAGTTTATCAGAACCCAAACCGACAGGAGGAACAAGGGGCGTCATATTCCATTACCCCAGCCGGCCTTCTGGCCTCTTCTGAAGGCTGTCACTCACCG TGACGTCATCACTCAGCTGGAGACCATCAGTTACATAAGCAGTGACGTTGGCCGCTGCCGCTCCTGGTTGCGCCTGGCCCTGAATGAGTCTCTGATGGAGTGCTATTTCCTCACACTACAGAGGGAGAAGTCTCGCTTGGTGGAGTACTACCAGCCGTTTGCACTACTGCTGGATGCTGAGGATTGTGTTGTTGTCCTCAGCTACCTGCAGGGTTTGTCCTCCCTGATATTCTGTCTGTCTTACAAGTCTTCTATCCTGAGCGAGTGGACTGCGTCCCCACTGACATTATCGGGGCTGTGGCCTGAGGACGCTGAACGTGTTGTGCAGTATGAGCCACACAGGCGGAAATCCCTGGactctgtctcccattcttctggctCTGATGACACCAACCATTCAATGATCAGTAACACTAAGGGGCAGCTGGAGTCGTCTTCTCTGAGCCTGGATAATAGCAGCACGTCATCCCAGCTTTCTTCCAGCTTGGGATCTGATGAACATTCAGTAAACCAAGGCCCAGTGACTCCTGCGTCCCCCAAGAGCTCTTCGTTTCCCCTACAAATTCCAGACCCTTGTGATGCCTTGGAGGGCGCCCCGGCTGGCATGCA GGACATGAACACTGGGACGTCTGGCGAAACAACTTTGCAGTCTCTGTATGTTTTCCCCATACGTCAAATCCTCAAAGCTCATGAAGAATGCAAGGAACTGTCAAAGACGCCAGCGGCAGACGCACCTGAGACGGTTCCTGTCCCTGAAAACACTCCAGATGCCGAGCTGAGTGTCACTGAAGGGCACTCCTCTCCTTCCACACCGGAACATTGTGTGGATGCCCATCCTGTTTCTGTCCCTCTTACCAATCGGTCTTTTTCAGAAAATTCATCTTCAACTGCAGAACTGCCA AAAAGCCCAAGCTGGATTTCTGAAGATGATTTCCATACAGAATCTCCTGGTATTGTAGTAGATGAATCCAGTATTGGACCCTTGGCCTCTAAGCTGCCAGAAGTCGCCAGCTCTGAGCCCCTGAAGCCTCCTGGCGCAGTCTTTAATGTGGTCCACCGCAGGCAGATGG GGCTGCCCAACCCGTTCCGTGGCCTCCTGATGCTGGGATCCCTGGAGCGTAAAAATGCCTTAGGTCTATATAAGCCTTATTTCTGTGAGCTGACACCATATGAGTTTCGCCTGCATGTGGAAGGAGATGAGCAGAACTGCCCTGAGAGCTGTTCTCTGCTTCGCTGTGAGTCAGTGGGTCCTGCACACAGCGATGGTCGCTTTGATCTTCACTTTCCAAGTAAAAAATTGTATATGAGGGCACCGTCTAAGAACGAGGCCCAGGACTGGGTGGACAGAATACAAGAAGCAGTGCACAAATTTCGACCCCAGAATGATGATTGCTGGGAGGTGATACAGTGGCCGGATTCCCCACAAAGTCCTGCACCACTTCCCAGGGAGAGGGCGTCCCCCTGCCAAGTATTTGACTGGACCTTCCAGGTGGAAATGGAGCCAGATGTTTTGAAAGAGTCCGTTTTGTATATGAAGTTGCACAAGTCGTGGTCGAGGTTCATTTTTTCACTCTCCACGCAAGCTCTGAAATGTTTCCAGCTGCGGAGCAGCGAGAAGGTTCTGTACAACATATACACCGCTGAGATGGTGAAAGACATTCTTCCGGACACCGGCCTCGGGAGCCTCTCCTGCTTCCGGCTGGTGACCACCAAGGGCTCCTTGCAGTTACAGGCGGAAAACACAGCTGAATCCAAAACCTGGAGAGAGCTTGTCCGCGCTGTGTTCCTTGAGTTGGAAGATGACGCTATGCTTTTTCTGAGGGTGGCGAGCTTCCACATAAAACCTCATGTCAGGGATCACTCGCTCTTCCAGTACCTCCTGCATATACCCACCGAGCGGGGTCTGGACACGCAGAACTTTAAGTGTGCAG GCTGCCATAAACAGATTGGATTTAACTTTGGGAAGGCGAAGTTGTGCGCGTTTTCTAGCTTGTATTACTGCAACTTGTGTCATCAGGATGAAGTGTCCATCATCCCCTCCAGAATTGTGCATAACTGGGATTTGATAGAGCAACCG GTGTCCAGACCAGCTCGAAACTTCCTGAGGATGGTGCAAGATGAGCCAATCTTTAACCTCAAGTGCTTAAATGACCGACTATATCATCACACACAGACAATGCGGGAGATCGGCAGTAGCCGAGAGAAGCTGCGGCTGCTGGGGGAGTATCTGATGACCTGTCGCAGCGGAGCACTGCAGGAGCTCAGCACAAG ccTAGACCAACGCGATTACCTCTTGGACTGTGCTCACACATACAGCGTGCGGGACCTTATGCAG ATCGCCAATGGAGGATTCGATTGTTGTCTCCAATCCGCCCTTGAGTTTGCCAGCAGCCATGTCTACCAGTGTGAGCTGTGCAGTCAGAGAGGTTTCATCTGTCAGATCTGCAACCAGGATGAGATCATCTACCCTTTCCAGTTTGACACCACAACAAG GTGTGGTGACTGTAAAGCCGTCTTTCATAAACCTTGCAAAACACCTGCTATTCGGTGCCCACGATGTGAGAGACGGAAGAAGTGCCATGACAAGCGGGTATTGGTATGA